Proteins co-encoded in one Ziziphus jujuba cultivar Dongzao chromosome 9, ASM3175591v1 genomic window:
- the LOC107409579 gene encoding uncharacterized protein LOC107409579: MADEAEVEFVYRISTGEEWEELQRNGSTFGGQLDKTSGFIHLSHLHQVQSTLQNFFLNSKHDLYLLQIESKKLGNGLVYEVVHGASGASRFPHFYGPSRSFGPLSLEAVTKAEKLSLSGGRFSCSMLD, from the exons ATGGCAGATGAGGCAGAGGTAGAGTTCGTGTACAGGATTAGTACGGGTGAAGAATGGGAAGAGTTGCAGAGAAACGGCTCTACTTTCGGTGGCCAACTCGATAAGACAAGCGGTTTCATCCATCTTAGCCACCTCCATCAG GTACAATCCACATTGCAGAACTTCTTTCTCAACTCTAAGCATGACCTTTACCTGCTTCAAATCGAATCTAAAAAG CTTGGTAATGGATTGGTATATGAAGTTGTTCATGGAGCTTCCGGTGCCAGTAGATTTCCTCATTTTTATGGACCGTCTCGTAGTTTCGGTCCTCTCTCTTTAGAAGCTGTTACAAAAGCAGAGAAGCTGTCTCTATCAGGTGGCCGGTTCAGTTGTAGTATGCTGGACTAA
- the LOC125419042 gene encoding nitrogen regulatory protein P-II homolog, translating to MATVSKLGALTPLPYSNLKLKQQLPLLEFSSIIFKHSHLSLPNVTLKRLRNASPLPLIRAQSSADYFPDSKFYKVEAIVRPWRVQKVSSALLKMGIRGVTVSDVRGFGSQGGSTERQGGSEFSEDDFVGKVKMEIVVSKDQVEAVIDKIIDEARTGEIGDGKIFLVPVSDVIRVRTGERGEKAERMTGGLSDMFSNA from the exons ATGGCTACAGTGTCGAAGTTAGGAGCCCTCACTCCTCTTCCTTATTCCAATCTGAAACTCAAACAGCAGCTTCCCCTCTTAGAATTCAGCTCCATCATCTTCAAACATTCTCACTTGTCTTTACCAAATGTCACTCTTAAGCGTCTCAGAAATGCCTCTCCTCTCCCTCTAATTAGAGCTCAAAGCTCCGCTG ATTATTTCCCGGATTCCAAGTTTTACAAAGTGGAAGCGATTGTGAG GCCCTGGCGAGTCCAAAAGGTTTCTTCG GCACTGTTGAAAATGGGTATTCGTGGCGTTACTGTTTCTGATGTCCGAGGTTTTGGTTCCCAAGGTGGTTCAACAGAGAGGCAGGGTG GCTCTGAATTTTCTGAAGATGACTTTGTTGGTAAAGTTAAAATGGAGATTGTGGTGAGCAAAGACCAG GTTGAAGCAGTTATAGACAAGATAATTGATGAGGCACGGACTGGAGAGATTGGcgatggaaaaatatttt TGGTGCCTGTCTCGGATGTAATAAGAGTTCGCACTG GTGAACGTGGGGAGAAGGCAGAAAGAATGACTGGTGGGCTATCTGACATGTTCTCTAATGCATGA
- the LOC107410002 gene encoding ADP-ribosylation factor 2, translated as MGLSFTKLFSRLFAKKEMRILMVGLDAAGKTTILYKLKLGEIVTTIPTIGFNVETVEYKNISFTVWDVGGQDKIRPLWRHYFQNTQGLIFVVDSNDRDRVVEARDELHRMLNEDELREAVLLVFANKQDLPNAMNAAEITDKLGLHSLRQRHWYIQSTCATSGEGLYEGLDWLSNNIANKA; from the exons ATGGGGCTGTCTTTCACAAAGCTTTTCAGCCGGCTGTTTGCCAAGAAAGAGATGCGTATTCTCATGGTGGGTCTTGATGCTGCGGGTAAGACTACCATTTTATACAAGCTTAAGCTGGGTGAGATCGTTACCACTATTCCTACCATTG GATTTAATGTGGAGACGGTGGAGTATAAGAACATTAGCTTTACTGTTTGGGATGTGGGGGGCCAGGACAAG aTCCGACCTTTGTGGAGACATTACTTCCAAAACACACAAGGACTTATCTTTGTTGTTGATAGCAATGACCGAGACCGTGTAGTTGAAGCTAGGGATGAGCTGCACAGAATGTTAAACGAG GACGAGCTGAGGGAAGCGGTGCTGCTGGTGTTTGCAAATAAGCAAGATCTTCCTAATGCCATGAACGCTGCTGAGATAACTGATAAGCTAGGCCTTCATTCTCTCCGTCAACGTCACTG GTATATTCAGAGCACATGTGCCACTTCTGGTGAAGGACTGTATGAGGGACTTGACTGGCTCTCAAACAACATTGCTAACAAG GCATAG
- the LOC107409934 gene encoding putative pentatricopeptide repeat-containing protein At1g02420: MTLKPLFSSQSLQFRYVSENPSLFLYRLFCSGSSAPAPTPNDAVETVFRIVSSSTCSKDLKQSLKSSGVFLSNDLIDKVLKRIRFSHANPLQALEFFNYTGNRKGFYHTELSLDTMLYILGRSRMFNKIWDLLIDAKHKDRNIITTRTVMVVLARIAKVCSVRQTVESFRKFKKLVPEFDTNCFNALLRTMCQEKSMTDARNVYHNLKHKFRPNLQTFNILLSGWKSSEEAEGFFEEMREMGVKPDVVSYNCLVDVYCKGREMEKAFKMVEKMREEEIIPDVFTYTSIIGGLGLAGQPDKARNVLKEMKEYGCYPDVAAYNAAIRNFCIAKRLGDAYSLMDEMVSKGLTPNATTYNLFFRVFFWSNNLQNSWNLYRRMMDTGCLPNTQSCMFLIKLFRRQEKVEMALQLWNDMVQKGFGSYILVSDVLFDLLCDEGRLVEAERCFLQMVEKGHKPSNVSFRRIKVLMELANKHEAIQNLSQKMALFGTSISLPESRDISMDKSHLDLVPC, from the coding sequence ATGACTCTTAAGCCCCTCTTCTCCTCCCAATCTCTGCAATTCAGGTATGTCTCCGAAAACCCAAGTTTATTTCTTTATCGGTTATTCTGCTCCGGAAGTTCGGCCCCAGCCCCAACCCCTAACGACGCCGTTGAGACTGTTTTCCGCATAGTAAGTAGCTCCACCTGTTCCAAAGACTTGAAGCAATCTCTGAAATCAAGTGGGGTTTTCCTCTCCAATGATTTGATCGATAAGGTTTTGAAAAGGATCAGATTCAGCCATGCCAATCCTTTGCAAGCTTTGGAGTTTTTCAATTACACTGGAAATAGGAAAGGGTTTTACCACACTGAGCTATCTTTGGATACGATGCTTTATATCTTAGGAAGAAGCCGTATGTTTAACAAAATTTGGGATCTGTTGATTGATGCCAAGCACAAAGACAGAAATATAATAACCACACGTACTGTAATGGTCGTTTTAGCTAGAATTGCTAAGGTATGTTCGGTTAGGCAGACTGTGGAGTCTTTTAGGAAGTTCAAGAAACTTGTACCTGAATTCGATACCAATTGTTTCAATGCTCTGTTGAGAACTATGTGTCAGGAAAAGAGCATGACAGATGCTAGAAATGTGTATCATAATTTGAAGCACAAATTTAGGCCCAATCTGCAAACTTTTAACATATTGTTGTCAGGGTGGAAGTCGTCCGAAGAAGCCGAGGGATTCTTCGAGGAGATGAGGGAAATGGGTGTGAAACCAGATGTTGTTTCGTATAATTGTTTGGTTGATGTTTATTGCAAAGGTAGAGAAATGGAAAAGGCATTTAAGATGGTTGAGAAAATGCGAGAGGAGGAGATAATCCCCGACGTATTTACCTATACCAGCATTATCGGGGGATTGGGGCTGGCTGGTCAGCCTGATAAAGCCAGAAATGTTTTGAAGGAAATGAAGGAATATGGTTGTTACCCGGATGTTGCAGCGTATAATGCTGCAATAAGAAACTTCTGCATTGCAAAGAGGCTTGGTGATGCGTATAGTTTGATGGATGAGATGGTAAGCAAGGGCTTGACTCCAAATGCAACTACATACAATCTGTTCTTCAGGGTATTTTTCTGGTCAAATAACTTGCAAAACTCATGGAATTTGTACAGGAGGATGATGGATACTGGTTGCCTGCCAAATACACAATCTTGTATGTTCCTAATTAAGTTATTTAGGAGGCAGGAAAAGGTTGAGATGGCACTTCAGCTGTGGAATGACATGGTGCAGAAAGGTTTTGGGTCTTATATATTGGTATCTGATGTGCTGTTTGATTTGCTTTGTGATGAGGGGAGACTGGTGGAAGCAGAGAGGTGCTTCTTGCAAATGGTCGAAAAGGGGCATAAACCAAGTAACGTTTCTTTTAGGAGGATCAAGGTACTCATGGAATTGGCAAACAAGCATGAAGCTATTCAAAACTTGTCCCAGAAAATGGCCCTTTTTGGAACTTCAATCAGTCTTCCGGAAAGTAGAGATATTTCAATGGACAAATCTCATTTAGACTTGGTTCCATGTTGA
- the LOC125419192 gene encoding pectinesterase inhibitor 5 — protein sequence MQCLNMAGHQFAVQSCALIILYMSLLELHATVADTQLVDSICKQAESYEFCSSTLNGDLRSERADLHGLAIISIAETIAQIRVVFDERIPEIIRHQVSISNPIDKQRIKDCQSDYNGALHNFLGAYRSSSGRSYWEVIDWVRDGANEAIHCEDIYRWHDPLTVCPISAENHNVIKLAEIVLIVVQSLLTIV from the coding sequence ATGCAGTGCTTAAACATGGCAGGCCATCAATTTGCAGTGCAATCATGTGCGCTTATCATCTTGTACATGAGCTTGTTGGAATTGCATGCAACAGTGGCGGACACACAGTTAGTTGACAGCATCTGCAAGCAGGCGGAGAGCTATGAGTTCTGTTCGTCAACCCTAAATGGAGATTTACGCAGTGAGAGAGCCGACCTTCATGGCCTTGCTATCATCTCCATTGCAGAAACCATAGCTCAAATAAGAGTAGTTTTTGACGAGCGAATCCCTGAAATCATTAGACACCAAGTCAGCATCAGCAACCCAATTGACAAGCAACGGATCAAGGATTGCCAATCGGATTACAATGGTGCATTACACAACTTCTTAGGGGCCTACAGATCTTCGAGCGGAAGGAGTTATTGGGAGGTGATCGATTGGGTGAGGGACGGTGCTAACGAGGCTATTCATTGCGAAGATATTTATAGGTGGCATGATCCTCTCACTGTATGCCCAATCTCCGCCGAAAACCACAATGTTATTAAGTTGGCTGAGATTGTTCTGATTGTCGTCCAGTCTCTCCTTACAATCGTTTAA